GCGTTGGGGCGTAGATACTGCCTCCAGTCCAGCATTAGATACTGCTTGGCTAGAAACAGCCTTAAAACGCCATGTAGAAAAAGATTCAATCAATATCAGTAAAATAGCTGAAGCTAATTCCAAGTGTTCCACCACAGTCACAGCCAAAAAAACCACACCTGGCGTACCTCGTAGTGCCAGAGATACCCGTAAAAATCCCCCCCTATCTTCCCCCACTTCCCCCCCCTTCGGCATTGCTGGCATTACCACAACCACCACAGCCACCACAGCCAAAACACCCCGCTCCGATGAGGCGATCGACCAATTAGAACAATCAGTCAAACTAGATGTTCTCCCCAACTCCCAAGCACCCATCAGCTACAGTGAGGCGATCGCCCTGCAAAGTGAACTCACCAACCTCATCGGTAGGGTAGAAAGTGCCCACCTTGCGGCAGCTGCTAATAACAATAAACCTCTCTACGCCCAACCACGACAAGCTCAATTTGCCTCAGTCAAATCTGGCGCACCCATCGGTACAGAACAGATACTCAACTCAGCTCGCGAAGTCGCCAAAAATCTTCCCCTGTGGGTACAGCAGCGCCAATATGCCCAAGCTCGTCAGCAATGGTTAGCAGCAAAATCAGCCCTCTGGCAACAGTTTCCCCTAGAAAGTCCCATCGCCCAGCCTGAAATTCGCGCTATGTGGCTCGACCGAGGGACAATTGTCAAAGCACGCAACGAAGCCGGACTCGCAAAAATCTTTGACAGACTAGCCCAAGCAGGCATCAACACCGTATTTTTTGAAACCCTCAACGCTAGCTACACCATTTATCCCAGCCAAGTTGCCCCCGAACAAAACCCCCTAATTCGCAACTGGGATCCCCTAGCCTCTGCCGTCAAACTTGCCCACGCACGAGGTATGGAATTACACGCTTGGGTATGGGTATTTGCCGCCGGGAACAATCGCCATAACGAAATTCTCAACATCGACAAAGATTACCCCGGTCCAGTACTAGCCAGAAACCCTGACTGGGCAGGCTTTGACAACCGTGGACAACGGATTCCCATCGGTCAAGGGAAACCCTTCTTCGACCCTGCTAACCCCCAAGTTCGCCAGTATTTAATCAATCTCTACACAGAAATTGTTACCCGTTACAACGTTGATGGTTTACAACTAGACTACATTCGCTACCCCTTCCAAGATGCCAGAGCCAACCGCACCTATGGCTATGGGAAAGCTGCCAGAGAGCAATTTCAGCAGCAGCATGGTGTGGATCCCATGACACTCAAACCCAGCCAAATTGACCTTTGGGAAAAATGGACAGATTTCCGCACCCAACAAGTAAATAGTTTTGTGGCTCAAGTTTCCCAGGATTTGAAACGTAAACGCCCCAATTTAATGCTTTCAGTAGCAGTATTTCCCCTCCAGGAACGGGAACGTATCCACAAGATTCAACAAAATTGGGAAGTCTGGGCAAGACGAGGGGATATAGATTTTATCGTCCCCATGACCTACGCTCAGGATACCGTCAGATTTGAAAGATTAGCTCAACCCTGGATTGCTTCTTCCCGTCTGGGGGCAACTCTTTTAGTTCCAGGTATCCGCTTACTTGCCCTACCGACAATCGGTGCTTTTGACCAAATCCAATTAGTGCGAGACTTACCGACAAGCGGTTATGCTCTGTT
The Calothrix sp. 336/3 DNA segment above includes these coding regions:
- a CDS encoding family 10 glycosylhydrolase, producing the protein MTDKNNAVNLQKLRQITSQLFRYQLPLILFNCCLTLPTIAAEPEAVLSIVQSSENANQWSGIINRLQGAKVKYCVIPLDEVKNMADWGDRPVLFLPNIENLSPTQAIALEEWMSKGGRLIASGPVGSVSAPGVRQLLRSLLGGYWGFSLDKTQTLQPPKDKTPRWANKTELFGKVQGGVVINDSSSAQTVAVWNNQNNQVGVLATPRSTFFGWRWGVDTASSPALDTAWLETALKRHVEKDSINISKIAEANSKCSTTVTAKKTTPGVPRSARDTRKNPPLSSPTSPPFGIAGITTTTTATTAKTPRSDEAIDQLEQSVKLDVLPNSQAPISYSEAIALQSELTNLIGRVESAHLAAAANNNKPLYAQPRQAQFASVKSGAPIGTEQILNSAREVAKNLPLWVQQRQYAQARQQWLAAKSALWQQFPLESPIAQPEIRAMWLDRGTIVKARNEAGLAKIFDRLAQAGINTVFFETLNASYTIYPSQVAPEQNPLIRNWDPLASAVKLAHARGMELHAWVWVFAAGNNRHNEILNIDKDYPGPVLARNPDWAGFDNRGQRIPIGQGKPFFDPANPQVRQYLINLYTEIVTRYNVDGLQLDYIRYPFQDARANRTYGYGKAAREQFQQQHGVDPMTLKPSQIDLWEKWTDFRTQQVNSFVAQVSQDLKRKRPNLMLSVAVFPLQERERIHKIQQNWEVWARRGDIDFIVPMTYAQDTVRFERLAQPWIASSRLGATLLVPGIRLLALPTIGAFDQIQLVRDLPTSGYALFAAENLGKDLYTVFSNTQGNPSSRKIKEPIPHRQPFQTAAIRYSALQQEWKLLLQNESQKLPETSLTELNSQAEKLQTALNRLAEAPNVTKFVTAKASLSRFQSQFRVLMRPQMTTNSYQVRVWENRLIAIEKLLRFGERVLLSPK